One Thalassophryne amazonica chromosome 10, fThaAma1.1, whole genome shotgun sequence genomic region harbors:
- the LOC117518331 gene encoding regulator of G-protein signaling 21-like isoform X2, which produces MPKLLFSKIRFYHIRHLMQNEKQPRRKGHKDIQHIMVSKTSDTYPSELSWHADHKLYTSLEKMLWNERFLAAFRAFLQSEFSDENIDFWLACENFRATTSQEKLCCKAKQIYQEFIHPAASREINVDHHIKEAIKKSLDKPTPMCFDEAQRQVYLLMERDSCPRFLNSDAYMSLTQKNRSVWYM; this is translated from the exons ATGCCCAAACTTTTGTTTTCAAAGATTCGCTTCTATCACATTAGACATCTAATGCAAAATGAGAAGCAGCCCAGAAG AAAAGGACATAAGGACATCCAGCACATTATGGTCAGTAAAACGTCTGACACATATCCCTCAGAACTCAG CTGGCATGCAGACCATAAACTCTACACAAGTCTGGAAAAAATGCTGTGGAATGAAA GGTTCTTGGCAGCGTTCCGTGCCTTTCTGCAGTCTGAGTTTAGCGACGAAAACATTGATTTCTGGTTAGCTTGTGAAAACTTCAGGGCAACCACCTCACAGGAGAAGCTCTGCTGTAAAGCAAAGCAGATCTACCAGGAGTTCATCCATCCTGCAGCTTCCAGAGAG ATAAACGTGGACCACCACATTAAAGAGGCCATCAAGAAGTCTTTGGACAAACCGACTCCCATGTGTTTTGACGAGGCTCAGCGACAAGTGTACCTGCTGATGGAACGAGACTCGTGCCCCAGATTCCTGAACTCCGATGCCTACATGAGCCTCACACAGAAGAATAGGAGTGTGTGGTACATGTAG
- the LOC117518331 gene encoding regulator of G-protein signaling 21-like isoform X1 has translation MPKLLFSKIRFYHIRHLMQNEKQPRRTDIVLNRKGHKDIQHIMVSKTSDTYPSELSWHADHKLYTSLEKMLWNERFLAAFRAFLQSEFSDENIDFWLACENFRATTSQEKLCCKAKQIYQEFIHPAASREINVDHHIKEAIKKSLDKPTPMCFDEAQRQVYLLMERDSCPRFLNSDAYMSLTQKNRSVWYM, from the exons ATGCCCAAACTTTTGTTTTCAAAGATTCGCTTCTATCACATTAGACATCTAATGCAAAATGAGAAGCAGCCCAGAAG GACTGATATTGTTTTAAACAGAAAAGGACATAAGGACATCCAGCACATTATGGTCAGTAAAACGTCTGACACATATCCCTCAGAACTCAG CTGGCATGCAGACCATAAACTCTACACAAGTCTGGAAAAAATGCTGTGGAATGAAA GGTTCTTGGCAGCGTTCCGTGCCTTTCTGCAGTCTGAGTTTAGCGACGAAAACATTGATTTCTGGTTAGCTTGTGAAAACTTCAGGGCAACCACCTCACAGGAGAAGCTCTGCTGTAAAGCAAAGCAGATCTACCAGGAGTTCATCCATCCTGCAGCTTCCAGAGAG ATAAACGTGGACCACCACATTAAAGAGGCCATCAAGAAGTCTTTGGACAAACCGACTCCCATGTGTTTTGACGAGGCTCAGCGACAAGTGTACCTGCTGATGGAACGAGACTCGTGCCCCAGATTCCTGAACTCCGATGCCTACATGAGCCTCACACAGAAGAATAGGAGTGTGTGGTACATGTAG
- the LOC117518331 gene encoding regulator of G-protein signaling 1-like isoform X3, whose protein sequence is MRSSPEEKDIRTSSTLCWHADHKLYTSLEKMLWNERFLAAFRAFLQSEFSDENIDFWLACENFRATTSQEKLCCKAKQIYQEFIHPAASREINVDHHIKEAIKKSLDKPTPMCFDEAQRQVYLLMERDSCPRFLNSDAYMSLTQKNRSVWYM, encoded by the exons ATGAGAAGCAGCCCAGAAG AAAAGGACATAAGGACATCCAGCACATTATG CTGGCATGCAGACCATAAACTCTACACAAGTCTGGAAAAAATGCTGTGGAATGAAA GGTTCTTGGCAGCGTTCCGTGCCTTTCTGCAGTCTGAGTTTAGCGACGAAAACATTGATTTCTGGTTAGCTTGTGAAAACTTCAGGGCAACCACCTCACAGGAGAAGCTCTGCTGTAAAGCAAAGCAGATCTACCAGGAGTTCATCCATCCTGCAGCTTCCAGAGAG ATAAACGTGGACCACCACATTAAAGAGGCCATCAAGAAGTCTTTGGACAAACCGACTCCCATGTGTTTTGACGAGGCTCAGCGACAAGTGTACCTGCTGATGGAACGAGACTCGTGCCCCAGATTCCTGAACTCCGATGCCTACATGAGCCTCACACAGAAGAATAGGAGTGTGTGGTACATGTAG